The following are encoded together in the Peromyscus leucopus breed LL Stock chromosome 1, UCI_PerLeu_2.1, whole genome shotgun sequence genome:
- the LOC114710891 gene encoding vomeronasal type-1 receptor 4-like, with protein MDFRKLVIRIIFFSQTNIGILGNFSLIFYYLVLYYREHALKPIESILMHLMAANALVILSAGVPQTMAVWGLKHFLNDFGCKLLLYIHGFSRSVSICTICFLSVFQAITISLRKSCWKDHKVKDAKYVGSFISLLWVFYMLTNLIFFVYPFIKINNENVTRKRDFGYCYMEVWDEISDSLYAALVMCPEVFFSGLIAWSSGSMIVFLYRHKQKIQHIRSFHISYRNSHESRATQNILVLVSTFLAFYTLSTILRGCIALLYNHSWWLVNITRLTSLCFPCFGPFVFISHYSIVSRLSLTWVRKRKMIS; from the coding sequence ATGGACTTCAGGAAACTGGTAAtcagaataattttcttttcacaaaCTAACAttggaattctgggaaatttctctcttattttctacTATCTAGTCCTTTACTACAGAGAACATGCATTAAAGCCCATAGAGTCAATTCTCATGCACCTAATGGCAGCCAATGCCTTGGTCATTCTCTCTGCAGGAGTGCCCCAAACAATGGCAGTTTGGGGACTGAAGCATTTCTTGAATGATTTTGGATGCAAGCTCTTGTTGTACATTCATGGATTTAGCAGGAGTGTGTCCATTTGCACCATCTGCTTCTTGAGTGTCTTCCAGGCCATAACCATCAGTCTAAGAAAATCATGTTGGAAGGATCATAAAGTCAAAGATGCAAAGTACGTTGGCTCCTTCATTTCCCTCCTCTGGGTCTTTTATATGTTGAcaaatttgattttctttgtctatccattcatcaaaataaataatgaaaatgtgacaaGAAAACGAGATTTTGGATATTGCTACATGGAAGTGTGGGATGAAATCAGTGATTCACTCTATGCAGCACTCGTGATGTGCCCAGAAGTCTTCTTTTCTGGGCTCATTGCCTGGTCAAGTGGttccatgattgtctttctgtaCAGACATAAGCAGAAGATTCAGCACATCCGCAGCTTTCATATTTCTTATAGAAACTCCCATGAGTCCAGGGCAACCCAGAACATTCTTGTCCTGGTATCTACATTTCTAGCTTTTTACACTCTCTCCACCATCTTGCGAGGCTGCATTGCTCTTTTGTATAATCACAGTTGGTGGTTGGTGAACATCACTCGCCTCACTTCTCTGTGTTTTCCCTGTTTTGgaccttttgtttttataagtcaCTACTCCATTGTGTCCAGATTAAGTTTGACTtgggtaagaaaaagaaagatgatctCCTAA
- the LOC114710892 gene encoding vomeronasal type-1 receptor 4-like — protein sequence MASRDLALKIFFLSQTALGMLGNSALLCCFIIADFFGIRAKPTDLIVKHLTWANFIVLSRGIPQTIAAFTQTYYLDNASCKFVLYFHRVARGVSLGSTSLLSVFQAITINPSNPKWAQLKVRTPRIIGPSLGLCWALQLLLYVFIPVYTNDIWYGRNVTGIKDFGYCVIKNSGRLISTFIVIILASNDVFFLGLMMLASAYMVFILLKHKQRTQHIHRSQSPKSSPETRATQSILTLVSSFVLFYATSIVFSSYLSVLEGTTKWMFNTGVAMSACFPAFCPFLLIRHYAYFFRLCCTSSYQTTHCACVVREL from the coding sequence ATGGCCTCCAGAGACTTGGCTTTGAAGATCTTTTTCCTGTCCCAGACTGCACTGGGAATGTTGGGGAACTCAGCCTTGCTTTGTTGCTTTATCATTGCTGACTTCTTTGGAATCAGGGCGAAGCCCACAGACCTGATTGTCAAACACCTGACCTGGGCCAACTTCATAGTTCTCTCCAGAGGAATCCCACAGACCATTGCTGCTTTTACTCAGACTTACTATCTAGATAATGCTTCATGTAAATTTGTCTTATATTTTCATAGAGTTGCCAGAGGAGTATCCCTTGGCTCCACATCCCTGTTGAGTGTCTTTCAGGCTATCACCATCAACCCCAGTAATCCCAAGTGGGCACAGCTCAAGGTCAGAACCCCCAGGATCATTGGTCCTTCCCTGGGTCTGTGCTGGGCCCTCCAGCTGTTGTTATATGTCTTCATTCCAGTATATACAAATGACATATGGTATGGAAGAAATGTTACTGGTATCAAAGATTTTGGATATTGTGTTATTAAAAATTCTGGGAGACTGATCAGCACATTTATTGTAATCATATTGGCATCCAATGATGTCTTCTTTTTGGGACTCATGATGTTGGCCAGTGCCTACATGGTGTTTATCCTGCTGAAACATAAGCAGAGGACGCAACACATCCACAGATCCCAGTCTCCTAAGTCAtcccctgagaccagagccaccCAAAGCATCCTCACCCTAGTGAGCAGCTTTGTCCTCTTCTATGCAACATCAATTGTTTTTTCATCTTATCTGTCTGTCCTTGAAGGAACCACTAAGTGGATGTTTAACACTGGTGTGGCCATGTCTGCATGCTTTCCAGCATTCTGCCCCTTTCTGCTCATCAGACACTATGCTTACTTCTTCAGGCTCTGCTGCACTAGTTCTTACCAGACAACACACTGTGCTTGTGTAGTCAGAGAACTCTAA